In Streptomyces camelliae, the sequence CGTCCTCGACGCCACCATCGTGAACATCGCCCTGCCCCACGCCCAGACCGACCTCGGCATATCCGACGGCAACCGGCAGTGGGTCGTCACGGCCTACGCCCTCGCCTTCGGCAGTCTGCTGCTCTTCGGCGGCCGTATCGCCGACAAGTGGGGCCGCAAGCGCGCCTTCGTCACCGGTCTCGTCGGCTTCGCCCTCGCCTCCGCGCTGGGCGGCGCCGCCACCAGCGGCCCGATGATGTTCGGCGCCCGCGCCCTCCAGGGCGTCTTCGGTGCCCTGCTCGCCCCGGCCGCGCTCTCCCTGCTCGCGGTGATGTTCACCGACGCCAGGGAGCGTGCCAAGGCGTTCGGCATCTACGGCGCCATCGCCGGCGGCGGCGGTGCCGTCGGCCTGATCCTCGGCGGCTTCCTCACCGAGTACCTGAACTGGCGCTGGACCTTCTTCGTGAACGTCCCGTTCGCGGTCGTCGCCGCGGCCGGTGCCTACTTCGTCATCCGTGAGCCCGAGGGCGGCCGCAACCGCAATCCGCTCGACATCCCGGGCGTCCTGCTGTCCACGCTCGGCCTGGTCGCGCTCGTGTACGGCTTCACGCGTGCCGAGTCCGACGGCTGGGGCGACTCCGTGACCGTCGCGATGTTCGTGGCGTCCGCGGTCCTGCTGCTCGCGTTCGTGGTCGTCGAGTCCCGGGTCAAGGCCCCGCTGCTGCCGCTGCGCGTGGTGACCGACCGCAACCGCGGCGGCATCTACCTCTCCCTCGGCCTCGCGATCATCGGCATGTTCGGCCTGTTCCTCTTCCTGACCTACTACCTGCAGGTCGT encodes:
- a CDS encoding MFS transporter; translated protein: MSETASKASGVLDPRGDANRWKALVFIALAQLMVVLDATIVNIALPHAQTDLGISDGNRQWVVTAYALAFGSLLLFGGRIADKWGRKRAFVTGLVGFALASALGGAATSGPMMFGARALQGVFGALLAPAALSLLAVMFTDARERAKAFGIYGAIAGGGGAVGLILGGFLTEYLNWRWTFFVNVPFAVVAAAGAYFVIREPEGGRNRNPLDIPGVLLSTLGLVALVYGFTRAESDGWGDSVTVAMFVASAVLLLAFVVVESRVKAPLLPLRVVTDRNRGGIYLSLGLAIIGMFGLFLFLTYYLQVVKGYSPVKTGFAFLPMVAGMITGSTQIGTRLMTRIPARFLMGPGFLVAALGMLILTQLKTDTSYLTQLLPAMVLLGLGMGTAFMPAMSLATQGVQPRDAGVASAMVNTSQQVGGAIGTALLNTIASSATTSYIKDHIAGAAAKPQQELVKLQGMVHGYSTAIWLAVGILALASLIAFTFVNAGRPSVTPVASGEGAEDEVRVPVVAH